The genomic window ATGTGATGTGGTAATGTTCTTTTTACATTATATACAATCTGCTAAACaagataaattaattttgttacattAACTCTTCAACAGTCGTTTAGAAATTATAAGACagcttttataatatatgttCTTAAATCCTGATAATTCTTAATAGAATAGTATTtatactaaataaatttaatttctttgtgCTACCATGACATTAGGATACTAAAAGGTAAGATTAAATCTATATCCGTTGTGTACctgtacataattatgtattttttcatgttaaaagagttatttataattaaattacttatgtaTGTGCAAATGTACACCCACTTTGCCTTTGTATGCGAGTTCAAGTTGTAGAAAGTCAATGTGCATGTTGTACACATTTACACAGAGTATAGCTCACCtgtttcttttagtttttttttttgcgaataATATAAAGCTTTTTGAGACCATAACACGTTAAAGGAGTTTCTTATAATACATCCAATGCATGTTACAGTGCGGCTACAGTACATATACGATCGAGGTGATGCGCCGCCACGTGCTCACCCACGTCGAAGACAAGCCGTACAAGTGCTCGCTGTGCGGCAACTCGTACATCCAGCGCGTGCAGCTCGCGCGCCATCTCGAGAAACACAGCGGCAACATGTGCCTCAAGTGTGGCAATACCTTCACCACCAGGGCCCAGTATGTATTGATAGTATGCAACCCCATCTGCAATTCGCAACTCAAGTGGATTGTGTCGTACTATGGTACAAATATACAATTCTCGCCCTCGGACTCGGATAGAGTGGATTTGATGAAAACCTTGCTTTGTGAGACAAACCAGCGCTTGACTTAACAAGTACTTGCCTGCTACCTGTAAAATCGAACAATCACTTACATTAGGAACTACATGCTTAATTATGATCACTTTCAGGTTGCTGATTCACCTCAGAGAGCATATGGGGCTAGAAAAATTATTCTGTCCAGTTGAAAGTTGTCCATTAGTATCAAAAGAATTCATCAATGAGGCCAGCTGGCAAAACCATTTGAAAGTCCACATGGACGATAAGCGTAAGTGTTTTCCAAGGTCCATGTtacataactagcttctgccagcggtttcatccgcatcccgtgggaactacttcccgtactgggataaaaagtagcctatagccttcctcgataaatgggctatctaacactgaaagaaattttcaaatcggaccagtagttcctgagattagcgcgttcaaacaaacaaacaatcaaaaagtcttcagctttataatattagtatatgtgTGTAAATAAAGTATTCCTAGAAATCAGATCAGATGTGGTACTTGAGAAACACATCTATAAACATTTGACTgtgtatgttttatttcttagaaaTGATTTAGCAAAAGCCAATTTAAATAGCAAATACGACATTGATAATTAATTATGATGATCATGACAACTTCAACGTCTATCATCCTTCGCTCATCATAACTTGTTCTCTTATATCAGTCCAGTCGGTCCAGGGGCCTGATTCTGCTAATGTAATAAATGTGACAATTGAATAACAAtgttgtaacaaataaaattatcaaaatcgaGCCCCAGGTTGGTTGCAAGGAGGACTGATATCTGACAGTATAACAATGCACAGCGCACAGCTGCGACGTGTGCGGCAAGCAGTTCCACTCGGTGGTGAACCTGCGGCGGCACCTGGAGACGCACACGCTGGACCGGCCGCGGCGCTGCATGTACTGCGTGTCGGCGCGAGCCTACGTGCGCGGCCTGCAGCTCATCCGCCACGTGCGCAAGCACCACCCCGCCGTCTTCCGCGGACACCTCGCGCACGTCAGACAAGTGCTCGTCAGTAACACTCGCATACTATATTTAACGATATTTCATACTGTCGCTCGTTTAAACTGAAAGCACCGTAACACCTGACCAACCAGAAATATTTGAGGACCTGCGGCCGTTCCGAATATTTTATCTGTCTGTTGCTTTGATTACCTACTAGAGACAAAATTTAGACATTATGCCATGCCCCATACAAGTAACGTCCCATTTCAATGAATGTTGAAATTGGAACCTTGTTCTCATAAAACTCATGTTTTTTTTAGGGGagcaattcaaatattttagacaGAGTGAAGAAGTCCGAAATTGAATCTATATTAAATCTGTTGGATGTGGAGTCTGATCGCATTTTGCAAGGTTATGGTGGAGCCGGTGTTCTGTATGGCGGGATGCAGGACGAAGAAGAGAGTAGTTCTAGCAATAATAAAGAGGAGAAAATGGTAATAAACACTTATAGTGATGTTATAATGTAGTATGTGGGTAAAAACCCATTTAATATTGTCTCTTGGAAGTGTTTtccaacataatatttttgagaacagcattatattatattttcagaaaGGAAATAGTCCACTAATGTCAGAGGAAGAACTCACGGAGAATTTAAGGAAGCTACTAGCCCAACTAATTGATAATGAAACACTTAATCTGTTTGGGTGGCCCGAAGAGAGTGTAGATGTGGTATGTACCTTTTTTATTGTCAACCAGCGTTAAGTAAGATTCTGTGTGCCCATAAAGGTATGCAGGtatataatatcttaaaaactaAGAAGGTAATTCCAGTTAACCGTGAGATGCTCTAAATTTATCCAGCTTACCTGTAGTACCTAAATGACAAAGCATGTCTATCGTCTGGCATATTCAGTAAATTATGATAAGCAGGACAGGGaagatcattaaaaaaaaaataacaaataaccaAGACCATGGTTTTCCAAATACACTTATAGTccaaattaactattttatcatttttaggTGTTAGAAAAAGTGATTGAGCAATGCGGTGCGAAGGCCGCTGACCGCGACAAATGGACGCGCGTGCAGCGTCTGCGCGAGAACTCGAAGCATTTGTTTCTGTACGTGCTCGAAGACAAGAACATCGCGCGCATGCTCGACACGCACACCATCGACCAGATCATCAAGCACATCCTCAAGCAAGTCAGCGAAGAGGATACAAAGGATGTAAAGTAACGCACAAAGTATGAACTGAAAAGCGTTTGTGCCAGAGCTAAGACAAGCGAACCGTTCTCGCCCAAGCTCACTGAAACTTACACGTTGCTGCATATAAAAACATGGACCGTGATCGCACACGGCTTCCGATAAAAGTTATATTGCCAAATGTTATTtcatcaatttaaatattttttacattttaattaattataggtaaataagtttattattcCGTGATAGGGTTTTATGAAGGtagatatattttatcaaaagttGGGCaccttattttttattgcaataaatgTTTAGGTATAGAATACAATCATAAGGAGAtggacaaaaaaaaacccagagtcgacagaaacttcaaaTGTatcattggattcagtataatgtgtggatttaaaaaagtatttcatatcatccgaaaaccatggggttctctttttataacggttTTTCGATCAAGAATTTAGGTTATGAAAAAGTTCGCCTTACTATTTGCTGTTCTTTAGACGTTTGGGATttgcaaaattatgtttttgtttgatagggtttacttCCCAGATgttcccatagtcatcaggtgaggatctgatgatggaaaccctgagaaatcgagggcaacttacgaaagttgtaggcgtgcatagggtaaaaacttgacactcagctgtatgtctgttagcactatacaaGAGTAGAGGTTTAAagttgacttgatgatggagagcAGAGAATATCGAGGGAACTCGatgactgaatatgtaaactaccttgtgtttgggcttatattattcgtattgacgagaactttccactaatgcggacGGTGACAACTATACTTGTCACTAAAgagccaaaaataataattaagaaaaaaacttattataaaaacactgaCTTCTGGGCCTATGCACCTATAGTTcccatataaccatttttgcgaacataacgtaaccgtttcgacacttagcgtcgacactgatctatctcgaaacataatctcgtcgacgttccgtgttagcgccgtcgctgcaactaaaaatggggaagatctcgacacaataaacaagtaacatttggtttctaatttacgtcgccgtgtcgtaacattgttaccatattttaaccagagttagcactaatcattcaatcattcattcgttcgatcaatttcgttggctcgtgcgtgagtgacacgacgaatacaaaatacaagaaatcccataatgatggtttacttaccttgagttgatgaactcaaggtaagttaacaaagttttagttttcattaattaatatggtttataatgctcaaatcttattgggaaaaaaagtttactgtgtaatttctttgaatatgttgatatttccaacgcgccaccgtaatatcatgttttcataattctggcgaaagaaaaacttttgttaaataaaataaaaatataaaattatgcacattgagtgcttaaaagcttccatttaaatagaatatcaaatattttaatcctaatacaaattattttagcaagatttactcataaaattgataaataatgaactatgaaaaaacatttttgatgtttgttatgaaaaatatgctcgtcgcaactagtcacaaagttacgataatgtgtcgacacgtgtcgacatgttacggtaaattgttacaaaattactagatttttaagatggtttctcttaatatttggttacagtgtttcccaaagtttttatcaagtcaagatgccttttttcattgttctaaccaaaggaggctcatcagaattaatatcgcttgtgccgagtacttgagttaaagacgaagacgtcttgttttggccgagaaaacgaaaaaacagcgatttggagctcgaaagttgaaactttggcactagggactataccactaagctcctccactaaattccgtactgttttcctgtaaatggcctagaaaataataagttttaagttcaataaaatgggtatccgtcaatgtgccctaccaacaatgcacatcatgaaaaaaatattaggtattataataaaaaaaaacttgtgtacgagtacaattaggcacttgagatattttgggacgtacttatttcttttactcttctgtaaaaagttgaagtccatcagaatttacgtaaggtttttggttgtttactcattttaaatttcattaaatggttgataatggcagaaaacatagacagtttgagaataactggctctcgtcatgtttttatatatgcaagttattgttaaagtgttctggaacatcgactacacatgttactacccagttacaacacaattgtgtcaacattgcacactggttacaaaccaaacgcaaagtttctaaaatgtgtggttacaaattaagctgtaaagtatcgacacagcgaccacacaaagttactgaatctagtttccgtcacatttttactgaaccgttacaactcataaaagctaatccctacacagtcacgttgtgtcgtatcagttacgaaactgttgcgacttgttacatctttatcatatctgcgaccaaaaatggctgtatgggttcggccattcagagaatgcgttcctgacacgtcgcgattgaactgactgaattataacattcattgattattgatataataatgttgttttaatgctcctcaattgttaaaacggtaaacaaccagcaaaaatatttttatcgtaactgcaacgccattgcaaagttacgtcgtcagttcaatcgcgacgtgtcaggaacgcattctctgaatggccgaactataataatagtttttttttatattatttatttttgccacTTTATGAAGGTTGCACATAGCTGGGAAACCTCTCCATGTAGATAAGGTCGGTGTTTAATCatttctggagtggttcatgtcaatagtgcaatgggtaggggtcaaaatcaagatcttttaatctccaggcaaactctgtgactatggggatattactattggcttgtataatgttagtacaCCCTGGATTTTATGTGccttgaagaaaataatattaaaaatcaacataaattaaacataacctattttgtgaaaatatgatgtaGCTCCTAtgccccatggatttcaggctagATTTTTTGGCACCGTCAAAGGTCTATCaaaatgaacccattggtacccatttcgttgctgtcgattctggttttttttactatgaaaatttggccatctcctttatagATAGTAAACATTATAAAAGATTATTGTAGAGCTGCACTGGATATTTGGTACAACTGTTATACTTTTATGATTTTAAAGCATTCTTTTtctatatttcatttttcaattcaaaacgGGTAATGCATTGTTTAACCCATTAGAAGTCACTGTCACTTCTCTGTTACAGGACTTCTAATGGGTAACTATCAGTGTAGGTATTTAAGTTCGCTtgtattattttacctttaaataTAAATGAGCTCTACCATAAAAATTGAACAAACAACCTATAATAACCTGCATTTATTAGTAATGATCACAGAGTTTATCCAAAACAGGGGTTTATTCTTTTGACAAAATAGATTATTTCTATGTAATCACAtagataggctatattttgtccattgcttattttaattataagttttaattaaagattatataatttaattctgaatattatgttctttgatcaaaaatattattgacaattattatttttaaataatcagTTATGTCTAATGTTCTTTTTAATTCTGTATTGCTGATCAAAAGCAGCAGAAAATCATGCACTACTGAGCACACTTGTAGCGTACTGCTAGGTAGAACCTGGTCACATACAAGCTGCAACTTCCCAAAAGGAGGATCGGTGTTCGATACATATGTATCCtaaaggaataaataacaataaaccgaaaaataataatatcaattgAATACCGATAAAgtaaaaccagccaagtgcgagttggacacGAAAGGTTCCGTTCTTATATacatatctataaaaataacgCTGTGTGGCTGCtcactaaaatatttgttttgttctaagtgattttctttttttttaaagcagcaataataatacatacttCGTGAAAATTACAACTGTTTGACTGTCACGGTTCTCGAGGTACAGTCTTAGTGACAAACAGTAAAGGCCCGTTTTAACCTTGGGGTATGGGactcaaaaaaattataaaatgatggacacttttttgttttgtaagtaCCACCTCTGTATTGCAAAGTACTGATGATTTTCATAaattttatgtgtgtgtacTCAGGCACCACCtagacgatcaattaaattgcgaaatacataaaataacaaaaaaaatattgtgcaataacTTTTAGTTCCTAAAAATCATTGTTCGATCTTCAATATTATTAGCTCCAAACAGACAATAAATATGCACAATTTGACaaattgcgcaatttaattgtTCCCCTAACCAACAGATAGCGTGAGTTGTCGATGTAGGCTTATATTGATGAAACCAAAATTTTGAGATAAAAGTAACCCCTATTTACTTTTGTTtcagagataaaaaataaataaaaatacgttttagTGCCTTATTATTGAACTGAAGTGTTACTATTTTCAATAGCGATGTTgttttaatacttaattattattttaaattgtttacgGTTATGGTTATAGTGATATTAAATCCATTCTTATAAATAGtgcatttttttgttgttttattctgtagtatacatttaaaaaagtCCGCATCACCGATGTGAGTTGCAGAAAAGGCAATCGGcaaggaggacatcatcatcaggtAACGTTAGGTATATAGGACAAAACGATACCaagcctggggcccgattcaggtaatttaataatgtgaaagttcaataacaattaaaatcGTAACAGCAATTTTAAACTTAGAGGGCATTCTGGGGCCCTATTCTTCtaagataataataacaaaattgaatcgtaatagcagtttttgTATTAGTATTCTGCTACTTATATaggaccaatcgtattccaatgacatttaaTTGGTTTGCCatttgaaacgtatgtggcaacATCcgctattatttcttttaaataaacgtttttatccttttctgtgcttcaataatgaatcatatagtctgcaaatgatttacgattgccaTATGATTGTAGAATAGACTACCCAAAAGACTAAATCGTAGTTGAGTCATGATTGGATCTCAGGCAGTCAGATATGAATCGTATGAAAATAGCAGAATCGTGCCCCTGTATTTCGGAGGGCACAATAAACTGAGGCTCGATTATGCTAATTTTGCTTAATATTGATATCTAACTGAGATCCAATCGCGACTCAATTATTATaaaagcgtatgtggcattccgctattttctcttttattttgttttttatctggTTCTGAAtaatattgtctgcaaattatttacgattgcaatatgattgtagagcagactacCGTTATAGACTAAATGGCAGACCAATTacaaaccaatgaaatgtcattggattacgattggtcttatattatatagtagcagaatgcccgctaaggtaaaaactgctattgagattcaattgttatctcattttcacattattaacttagcagagtCGAGCGCTTGTAGGTCCCGGTTATcaatgaacatctttggtagtcgttaggggtagtcaaaagccagaaagtctgacaatcagtctaagagtattgggttgcctgtgtaactgggttaaggaggtcaggcagtcgctccttgtaaaaccctggtactcagctgaatccggttagactggaagccgacctcaaaatcagtggcggccctaggggtgtgcgaactgtgccatcgcacagggcctcgcgcttgggggggcctcgcgctacaacccacaactggctctcgatccagtcacggatttttttttttttttgcttaattccgagtttaatttgagagtccttaaacaaacaatttaaaaaaaatcgcgctcgctgcgctcgcggctgttcacttGATACTACCTTTCCTTCTAAATTGATTAGAGttcttttatgtcccaaaactcaaaaattttcccGCTCGCTACACTAGCGACTTCCCCTTGCACTGTTGTTTGTTAcacaagtttaggtgctttggtgacccaaacctcaaaattttttgcgctcgctacgctcgcgggtgctttactttccacttgttttattttttccatccttttttagccgaacctagaagaaccttttatttacaagaaaataactaCTAGTTTCCGTATGAATTTGAatggcgctacatgagctagagacggccctgaatcagttatacgaagagctgaatattgtCTCGGTggtgaaatatatattagaaaataatttaactgtttatcccactaccgaaatagtcttgagaattcgaataataaaataataatatcgaaaaagctgtttttcgaggcttaaaattattaaaacatgtttaaggaattcgatgacacaagatcgactttcagcccttgctattctttcgatcgaaaatgacgttgcttattcattcgattattctgctttaacTAAAGATTTTAGTGTTAAtaagaaaagtcgcaagcattagatcattttaatatttgttaattttgtgattctttagatataaactgtagtaaaaataaaattgtattaatttgtttaacttgaccatttctcctcaaacatgacgtttagctaaatcaaaacaccagcttactctcgcaacacatacgtttcacgtaggacaaagggcctcgcagagacctgccgcacgtagcctcgcaatggctagggccgccgctgccaaaatagttgggaaaaacgcTGGTCAGATTATGACACCATTGTTATTGTACCCTTTTGTATGGTATTTGCCTCTCCCTCTCTCTACATTACGTTGGTTTAATCTATTCTAAGAATTTTggagcggcgcggcggtggTTAAGCCCCGTCCATTCCATTTATAATATTGCATTGACCTTCTTTTCACCAATGAATTTTGACAAATTCAATGTCATTGACACTGACAGTTAATTAGACATTATGTTTAATGACAATGCAATGCCAGATGACATTGAAAGAAGAGAGAGACCAGTGTTGCCAGATCGGGGGGattccccccaaatttgggggtattttctgcccacgggggattttttgggggcacaaatcctttggggggatcagcgggggGATTAAAAATTGGCTTGGAGGGAGTTGGAGGATTTTTCGAAAAAGTTTTATGACTGAACGCGACCAAATTACTCACTACTTAATTTGAACGCATCATAGAACCACGCACAAAAACACACACACTACCACAATAATGCTGCGTGCGGAGAACGACGATAAACGATGATAGCCCAAGAAATGCGACGTCTCAAATGAAACCCGACATTACTAATTTACTAAATTTGTAAATTTGGCTAAATTTAATTTAGCCAAATCTTTTAAGACCGTCTGCAATGATGTTGATTCAGTGGTACAAGAGTGGAATGCTTTACATCGGACAACCTAGAAATCCACGCAGAACACCGAAGAGTTCTGGGTTGAAGTGTACGGCTTCAAAAATGGATTTGATGATAAAACTTACGGACATGTAAGCAAATTGGCATTAGGAATTTTGTCGTTGCCTTTTTCTTTCTAACGCGGTTGTGGAAAGAGCTTTCTCGCAAGTTGCGATTATTAAAGACAAACTGAGAAACAGATTAGCCATCAACACGGCCGAATCTATTTTGGGAGTAAGATATTCAATGCCGGAAGGATGTGTCAATTTTAAAGTAACTTCAAAGATGCTTAAGAGATTTAACTCGGAGAAAATGTATGGAACTGCAGCCGACGACGCAAGTAAGGATGCTGATCCAGTCATGTAAGCAATtgctaaattattataaatggttgtatttaaataaatatttttctaattactgggggttttttctcaaaacactAACATTTTGGGGGGATTTTGGGTGAGATTTGGGGAGAATGCTAGATCATCATCTGGCAACACTGAGAGAGACTAGAATGGGAACGGAAATAGGAATAATAACTTgttgataagttttttttgcataacaggtgtatatatatttttaagttaaatttGTTGTATTACAGTACGAGATTATAAACAGGCTTTTACTGAGTCGGGAAAACTGTGAAAAAGTAAAAATGACGGCAAATGTCCCTCTGATTGTAAGAGTGTTGGCTTCTTCGGTATCAGTGGCCAACAGAGCTGGAAAAATTGTTCGTGATGTTATGAGTAAAGGAGAACTAGGAATCGTCGAAAAGGtatactatttatttgtactgtCAAATGCATAATATTACGACAATAAGCAACAGTTTGGAAAAGCTATATCTGGGTCAAATTTCTTAATGAACTTTAGCCCCAATCAGTAACTTATAATATGTTTATGTAAGTAACTTTACATAGATAGTTTACTTTTTCCATGTACAATTACTTAATTGTGCACTACGATTTTcatatatttagtttttatctTCCTGAAATTACAAATCTAATTTAGTATATAAAATAGAAACATCAGAAAATAATGCCATGTTTCTACATTGTATGATTTGTATTGCAGGGTAAAGATGACTATCAAACTGAAGCAGACCGGTCTGCACAGCGCTGCATTGTAGCGTCTCTTGCTGCACAATATCCCAAAGTGAACATTATTGGCGAAGAGGACCAGCCCGATAATGAGGTGACTAAACTAATCTACTACTACTGTACTATTACAAATTGTGACAGGCATGACCTCACAGTGAATTTTTTTAGAAATGTTGTTTGTCATAATGGTTTAACTATATGATATTATTTGCTTGCATATGGACTCATGAATTTCACATTTCCTTTTTAATGATACTGAATTTTCGCAACTATATTTGTAGTTACCATTTTATGTCAAGAAACCAAAAATGCGATataaaaaattttcatttttcttataattttttctAAGACTGGACTCTTTGCTACACTCCATCCACAACCCGGAACATGGAAAGTTATTGATGTAAGAGTGCATGCTGTTGTTTAAATTGtgttaaagtaaataatgcttttattttagatcttttctgttttttataataatctCTATATGAAAATAACTGTTCTAACTGATTGTCATTACCCACTTTGAAAAGAGATTGTAATGGTAATatgaaacttgtttttttttttaccaatattCAAGGATTTTGCTTTGTGAAAGGTAAATAACGTTGTGTTGGTTtcctttcatataaaaaaaatatatcttagttAAAAGAGCCCCACTCATTGCTCAGTGGTTTTAATGCTTTGATACCTACTTACCATGTCATAATTTGATTTCCTTGTTGTTTCTCCCACTATGTTCTCATCACTTAAAAATGCATGGATGTGCCCATGCATTTTTAAGCTCTATATTTACTAATTTTtttcaattgtatttttttgaaaactacTGATTTCACCTGTGTTCCGTGAAAACCTCTGCCAAGCCCAtatcaggataaaatataacctatattgctcagaaagagtgtagctacagtgaaagaattttcaaaacagtttagtagtttcggagtctaaTTGGGGTATAAACAgataaaaaattgttcctctttattatactagTATAGATTGTTTTAATTTCAGGGCGACATTGCCAGTGACTTGATTATATCTGATGCTGACAAGGAGATACTAGGGTTGGACTGCCCTATTCATCTCCAGGGTGTCAAAGAAGAGGATATAGTTGTCTGGGTTGATCCTCTTGATGGCACTTCAGAGTATACTCAAGGTGAGCACTCAGGAGTCATGTTTTATGCtgcttttctattttatatccCACACTGTGCTACAAGTTGCATGACTGGCTACTATTCATTTTACACCCAAGTGAGTCTAAAATATACTATGATCATAGTTTCCACAAGATTTATTACAcagctttttatataattaattttaccaGTCATACCTACACCCTTCCTTGTAACATGCATTCTATTATCGTGATTAcaagattataaaataattctagGTGCGCTTATGTTGAAGAGAGATCCATGGGAAAGATGGAAAATGTACTTAACTCATCCTTTTATAAGTATCAAGTGGTATTTAAGTTTGCTCCAATCAAATTATGGTAAATTGAAGATTTGCATAGGTTTTTGCGCTTTTATTGTTTAGAATGCACTGTAGTAGTATGGACACAGTGGAATCAAGAATTCAtttaatgtatgtattgtaaatatttcttttaattactttgccaatattttgtttactaaC from Helicoverpa zea isolate HzStark_Cry1AcR chromosome 20, ilHelZeax1.1, whole genome shotgun sequence includes these protein-coding regions:
- the LOC124640165 gene encoding gastrula zinc finger protein XlCGF57.1, yielding MPPKRKLGRPPGSKTKRKKTSPKHQKNASVVIKKKEKESSSETDIEYICNICNKKFLTGQELLKHHKNCKAVVPILSDGGVRKAEFSCNECRKKFRFQKSFKKHCLLEHSKLPNSVACDQCDVKCPTKRVLIEHIKKVHDRDIYECPHCKRQFVRRSHVFRHMAQSGCDGHGGASFMCEICESKFSRKDNLMAHIRMQHIIPNAFTCKQCLYSTKNFSKLVNHWHKHHSETPDQYQCHHCSKWTSSRAAMTKHLEIHGEKKYACDVCGYSTYTIEVMRRHVLTHVEDKPYKCSLCGNSYIQRVQLARHLEKHSGNMCLKCGNTFTTRAQLLIHLREHMGLEKLFCPVESCPLVSKEFINEASWQNHLKVHMDDKPHSCDVCGKQFHSVVNLRRHLETHTLDRPRRCMYCVSARAYVRGLQLIRHVRKHHPAVFRGHLAHVRQVLGSNSNILDRVKKSEIESILNLLDVESDRILQGYGGAGVLYGGMQDEEESSSSNNKEEKMKGNSPLMSEEELTENLRKLLAQLIDNETLNLFGWPEESVDVVLEKVIEQCGAKAADRDKWTRVQRLRENSKHLFLYVLEDKNIARMLDTHTIDQIIKHILKQVSEEDTKDVK